In Candidatus Sodalis pierantonius str. SOPE, one DNA window encodes the following:
- a CDS encoding DNA adenine methylase — MSTPIVPWVGGKRRLAKRLLSYFPEHKCYVEPFCGGAALFFSKEPSTVEVLNDINGDLINLYRVVKYHLEEFIRQFKWALSSRRLFDWLKETPPQTLTDIQRAAQFYYLQQLTFGGKVSGQNFGTSAVRSQALNLLRIEEQLSQAHLRLSQATIEHLGWQACIEKYDRPHTLFYLDPPYWKTQGYGVAFGLEQYSIIDSLAHSIAGRMVISVNDIPEMRSIFKNLHIDVVDLKYSLGNNPHSRRELIIRNFA; from the coding sequence ATGAGTACGCCAATCGTACCTTGGGTGGGAGGAAAGCGGCGGCTGGCTAAACGTCTTCTATCGTACTTTCCTGAGCACAAATGCTACGTTGAACCATTCTGTGGGGGAGCGGCGCTGTTTTTCAGCAAGGAACCATCCACAGTCGAAGTGCTGAACGATATCAATGGCGATTTGATAAACCTCTATCGGGTGGTTAAGTACCATTTGGAGGAATTTATACGTCAGTTTAAGTGGGCTTTAAGCAGTAGGCGGCTGTTTGATTGGCTAAAAGAAACACCACCACAAACGCTGACCGATATACAGCGAGCCGCCCAGTTTTACTATCTTCAGCAACTCACATTTGGTGGCAAAGTGAGCGGGCAGAACTTTGGTACTTCCGCTGTGCGATCACAGGCATTGAACCTCCTAAGAATCGAAGAACAGCTATCACAGGCTCATCTGCGTTTATCTCAGGCAACCATAGAGCATCTTGGGTGGCAGGCTTGTATTGAAAAATATGATAGGCCACATACATTGTTCTACCTTGATCCACCTTATTGGAAGACTCAAGGCTATGGCGTGGCGTTTGGCCTGGAGCAATACAGCATCATTGATAGCCTGGCTCATTCGATAGCAGGAAGAATGGTTATTTCAGTTAATGATATCCCAGAAATGAGGAGCATCTTCAAAAACCTTCATATCGACGTTGTTGACCTAAAATACTCATTAGGCAACAACCCTCATAGCAGACGCGAGTTGATCATTCGCAATTTCGCCTGA